The Cryptomeria japonica unplaced genomic scaffold, Sugi_1.0 HiC_scaffold_227, whole genome shotgun sequence sequence TGTACTTCCTTTACCttctaagtaaaataaaataactccaATGTGGATATGATCAATGCAATTCAATGGTATTGAGATGATGTATTATTCCTCAAGCATTAAAGCATAGGATTTAAGACTATACTAACTTGGACTTTATCTTCCTGCAACAAATGAGTCTCAAAACCAATCATAATTCAACATCACGATATACATTCTTAGGCTTGATGTAGGCTACTACCAAAATCATAAAGCCAAACACTAACTAGAACTCCAAAGTTTGCTAAAagagaggaaaaaaaagaaaaacgaAAACTAAAAGTTATTTATTTTTGGATAATGCAAGATGCCACAAACCTTCAGATACCATTTCATCAGGAATCTAAGGTAAAACAATTACAATCTTAGAGCTAGAAAATATGGATTGGATGTGAGAAGCAACCTTCAATTTGATATCCCAATGTTAAAACATCCTATCTCTATAAATAGACAAACACACATGCCCTACACCTCTCCGAAATTTAGGAACAAGAACAAGGTAATACACTAACCTCCTTTGCCCAAAATTATTTCCTTTGTACTGTTCCCCACTCCATGACGACATGAGTCTCGCTTATGCAATCCACATCCTTGAAgttttcttccatttcattttcttgtggtatAACTCCCTCATCATAACTACCACCACATTTCTACAATGAGTCATTTGCAACTTCGTCAATATAATTTGTTTCTTTTGCACACTCGAATCCTTAGAGCATTTGCTCCTTTACTTGCACTAATCTACTAGGTCATGTTCCACTTTTTCATGCCTTAGAGAAGCTTTGATGCCTTGGAGCCAAGATGGCATTATGGATTGCAGTTACAGAACGATCAAGGCACCCGCGCCGTTGATGAAGTTGATCCAATGGTCCTCGCCATCTCCCTTTCTAGCAGCTTCTCTCACAATCCGAGATAATTGATAGCCGTTAGTTGACTTGGGGTGAAGGGTGTGCATTCATCTCATCAATCTCCACTGCAGAATTAAGATGAGTGGCATATAAACTGAttgtcaaatatttgaaaaagaaatCACGCTAGCTGTTAATGAAATGGAGAGAAACCCAAAGATCATATGTGAGCACACTTTGTAACTCCGATAAAACAAAACAGAACAATGGATCTGGGCACTCCTCGACTCTCAGTTATATCTTCCTAGCGCCCCCAACATCTTGTTACTTCTTTTAGCAGTGTTTTGTATTTCGTTCAACCGTTTAACGGCAAAATTCTTTCAAGTGTATAATAGAAATTTTCGATAACATTTGCTTTAACAACTAACGTAAAACCGTATGCGGGTTTAGGAAGATGTCAATTATATACTCTATAAACaaaatttaagttttaaatttaccTATCGACGCATCCATTGATCATTTATGCCTTTTGGCGTTTCAAATACTAGTAAGAACTCTTTAAATACGGACCCTCTAAGACTGATCATCGCAATGTATTAAATCATATCACTTTTATATTTTGTATTACCTTTGCTGAATTTTCTATCCTCttagttttatttagttttttttcccTAATTTCGGTGTCAATGGAAGGCAAGGTGATTTTAAGCAGTTCCGACGGTCAAGTATTCGAAGTAGATATGAAAGTGGCCATGATATCGCAAACCTTAAGTAATATGTTAAAGGATACAGAGGATACAGGTAGTGAGACAGCTCCCATCAAATTGGCAAATGTTTCCAGTAGAATTTTTAATCTTATTATCGAATACGGCAAATACCATGTTGAAGCCCAAAAGTCGGATACAAGCGAACCAACTGCGGATTTGAAGAAACGGGTTAGGGAGTTGGTAGCTGATGATAAAGACACTCTCTTCCAGTTGATGATCGTATGTTTCATTGTTTTACTGGTTCTCATGAAAAACAAAAAGCATTGCTATCTTAAACCTTAGCTGCGTTATTTGCTGCTTTTTTCTCCTCACATGATTTATTCAAAAATTGTTCTGTGCAGGCAGCAAATTTCCTTCACATTCAGAGTCTTCTTGATTTATCATACCAGATTGTGGCTGAGGACATTGCAGCATGTAAAGACCAACAAATGATTCGCCAAAAATATAACATAGAAAATGACTATAGTCCTGAAGAGGAGGAAGAGGTTTTAAAGCTGCATAATATATTTGAATGATAGTTTCGAGTTTGATACACTTTTTTGAGTTTTCAAATTTTGGAATTTGAATCATATATTTAGTATGAAAACCAACTAAAATGATTCTTGATTTTGAACCGGAATATAATACAAATCTTATAGTATTTATCcgttttattaatattatttatcatttttttatattttatatttcaaaatatttgtcaGTCATGTGTTTAtatattcatttttgtaaaatatgtCAGGCATAAATAAACTACGTTCAAAAGCtagaaatattataaaaaatattgatgaaattcaaaaatatttcattttaaaaagaaataatttgTATTGGTATTTGTTTAGTTTGATTGTTATATTTGCACATGTGTAAATCTTAATAGTTTTTTTCGACACGCATATGCACTCGGAATTCTACTTATAATAATAGAGAAGCTATTTTTAGTTCACAAAATATTTTGGTATTGGTGATAGATTTGGATGGTATTAGATGTGCATTAGCTTTAGTCTTGGGATTTGGCATCAATAGTTCTAATGCTACTACTTATTTTCCATCTACTTCTAAACCCTCCTAAAATTTTAATGCACCTTTTCGATCTAAACTCGCTTCTAGAATTAATTTTAATGTCACAAGCAAAGTCTAAGGTCCTCATGCTTCATGAATAACCTCATACTTTAACTCAATAAATAAACATCTCGTTACAAATGAATTGCTTATTTCCATGTGTCTTGCCATTTTTGTGTGAGCCCTACAGTTGATTTTTCAATCTGAGGAGGTTGTTCATTCATCATTAGACTAAAATGTATTCTTGCATGGTTTCTGCCACTTGCAAGAACCAAGCATTGTGATATTTAGTTTCATTTGAACCAACCATTGATCTtcaacatcatgatcttatcatgtTGATAGTGTACATCGGCACTAAAATTGTGAGGTCTTTTTATATGGAATTGCATCTTCCTTCATCTGGTGATGTCTTGTATTTCATAGGACCATCTCTATTCCATCATTTTCTCATTATCTCTTATTAACGCATACTATTTTGTATACATAACGAACTTCACCTTTTGCAGAAATCAACCATATTATCATTCCTTAGACAAATTGTACACATTTTTCTTGAGATTATTTAAAATCTTATCTGTTATGTGCATCTTATTGATATCCCCGTCATGACCTTTTGATCATGAAATCTCATAGATCCATCCTAGCAAATCTAAAGGTGATAAAATAacctaaaatattattaaaatttgacACCACGCATTGTACAGTCCAATTATTGCCATGTCACTTGTACTTTGAGTTGGTGATTGCATCAACCCCATACAAATGCAATAAAGCATGATCATGGAGATTATTCTGTGCTAATTAATAATCATTATACAATGATGCTACTCGAACTATTTGAAACTAGTGACATCCCCTAGGATTAGGCAAACCATTAATGTTAATGTTATTTGATGAATCTTTTTCCTCTAGCCATATTATAAGCTCGTCCTTTTTATATTGTGCCTGCATGGCCTAATATCAGTACCCTCAAAATTATGACAATTTATTCTTTTATCAAGATATATTGCTCTAGGGCTATCATGAAttacaataatattattaaatttgatGGCTATAATACTTACAATGTTTTCTCTCATGTTTCCTTCCTCTACTTGATAGTATATGATATTGCATCTAAATAATTTTATTGGGAACATAAAAACAAAGGAGAGCTAAAGACTAACAAGTTCCACCCTTAAGATTTGTGAGatcatgcttgaagcaaccaagactaaagagaccacaagatagcacaatgatgagagagataaaacatgacaagaataaactgtattcctatcaagatgcaaacgAGATCAACTAGATCGTCATTACATATAATGtgaatgagcctacttataaaggcaaggctaagagacaagagatcaCACGATGATGACATGttgctcaatgagatgcaagggtaggtaggggtaggtaggagaaacaaaaaattattccacatgaggtgtatcacccaccgaaggtggaatgtaacagcaagatcatgccataaaaggtggaaattctcttgcatacacactcccaatgtagcacatctcccaaagtgtctcatatacaaactacaatgttatgcatgtacctaagtagacttaagtaaagtgtaattatatccaagatgaaaaattacaccaacaccaccccttaagtgcaacttattggaatgcacttaagtctacaaggcAATTAAGCAATGGAAGATGGGTCACGGCTACATGGTCATGTTACGtacccatatacaaatgcaaatgcatgcaaaccaatgcaatctctcagaaagaagagaaagagggaaaaacccaatgggaaaaaaccctcccccaaaagagagatgaaaactacataagagaactctcatagaagtatgtgaaggaccaaaccccatgtgaggaaaaattcccccccatatgagagaagaagagaagctaggtagccccccctaaatgtagaatctgcaccaatggtagaagctcgcaaatgaatgaagaaacttctccatgaacgtcgaacaacattcctccccttgggaagaaacaaaaccggaggtgtatccatgaagtctaccccctttaatttaatatatcaatttttttatttttaaaatttatttttaatttttaataaaaacttttacaatcaacccctcatttttaaaaaaaaaaatattttctcgataaaaatgaataataaaatttgcaaaaaaaatattgtttttttaatatttttaacaaaTCGTACCATACAGCCTAATAGGCTGATTTTTTCCTCCACCCCCGAAAATCAATTTTCACCCAATATAGGTGAATTTTAGAGTCAAAATTCATGCAAATGGCCACCCGGACACAATGACGAGGTCGGATTTGGTTTACGACGCCTCTAAAAGaagatgctcctcagatctgcctcttgacctcCTTAAAAATCTCTCCAAAGGCGATACAAAGGTGCTccaaccgctctgataccatgtgagattacgcttgaagcaaccaagatcaaagagaccacaaGATAGCACAATGACGAGAGAGATaacatgtgacaagaataaattgtattcctatcaagatgcaaaagagatcaactagatcatcattacagacaatgtagatgagccttcttataaaggcaaggctaagagacaacagagcacacaatgatgacatgtggctcaatgcgaTCCAAGGGTAGGTacggataggtaggagaaataaaaaaatattccacatgaggtggatcacccaccgaaggtggaatgtaacaacaagatcgcaccataaaaggtggaaattctcctacatacacactctcgATGTAACAcgtctccctaagtgtctcatatgcaacctacaatgttatgcatgtacctaagtaaacttaagtaaagtgtaattatatccatgATGGATAATTACACCCACAAGATTAAATACTGATTAGCATAACAAGTCTAAATGATATCCTAATTTAATtatgaaattaaaatattaatatttcttcATATTTATGATAATCTCGTGTTCATTTGATGTAGCTAATTGTTTTGTAACATTAAATATTTTGTTGGATAAAAACT is a genomic window containing:
- the LOC131054490 gene encoding SKP1-like protein 1B; translated protein: MEGKVILSSSDGQVFEVDMKVAMISQTLSNMLKDTEDTGSETAPIKLANVSSRIFNLIIEYGKYHVEAQKSDTSEPTADLKKRVRELVADDKDTLFQLMIAANFLHIQSLLDLSYQIVAEDIAACKDQQMIRQKYNIENDYSPEEEEEVLKLHNIFE